ttttttgacacaccgacgaacacaccgagccatctcccaattcacttgagccacgcccgagccacctcaagccaaaaccTAGTTAACCCATCTaaggaccctactgtgcaagcccagcccaaacaaCCAGCCCTAGCCCGACCAAAAGCGTCCTGGAAGTCGACCTAAAATTCTgcacgtgtgtgtgtttgtagtgtccttGTTGCATTGGGACTCCTAGccgcctaggactctaccagcccttaaccaccgaccacccatgaccctaaccttccctgaaccacgcccagaccaagcccagaccgacCCAAACCCCTGGACGCGAGCAGCCGCCTACTGAACACAACAGCAATCTCACGCAACACCTTGCTGCCATGCACCTTCCTCACATTTTCTGATGCTAGGCCTCTAACCATCGAGCCACCCCTTGAACCAAcccctcaagcaccctcctaggaccctaaggacctaacctagcccagcccaaagcccctggccgagcccacaATCCATCTGCGCAGACCATAGAACCTGCGCTCAACCTCCCTCaactctcgggtgggagtcctagcaagctaggactccttccacAGCCcatgactcgagtcctagcgtggctaggactctaccccttACCCATAACAAACCCTAGCCATGCCCTGGTCCCAACTGCACCCAAGCTAGACCACCATCATATGAAAACCGAACCATATATAGGATCACTTTCTGTCAAGTTTTAGTTCCAGCTTAATTTCAAGTGGTTTGCAGCGTTTGTGTGTGGTTTAGGAGTCTAAAAATCGTTTAAAACCATGCTTAATCATAGcttatatcatggcagcccttaaaCAATACAAACACATGGATTTTGAAGGAAGGTTCATGCAAAAAAATTGACATATGCCATCCATACGAAAttaattcaaagttttacatattttcctatggtgtgatgatgttttgagGGAAAGAATAGGTGTGCCTTAGCGTGTTTAacgatgacgaagaacggagcaagaccttTGGCTTGAATCACCCTTGGCAAATTCTCGAAAATTCCTTCAATGTTTAagcatgtgtgtgccgtgtaggGTGGGgcaatttttcaagaattgtgGCCGTGTGTTTGTGTAGGAattgtagggttttggggtgttaatcatatattatatactaatcaaCACTAACAAGgtttttaggcctattaagccaacaattaggcccattagtcttaattaggatttaaataaaatgttaaaatagttttggtaaaataagtttgtaaattaaatagccgggttgctaaaaagttcatatttttgttgaaaaatccaacaccgataaaaattatgtcccggcgtataaattcatctcaaaaccccttattttaaaaaataagaaaatgcatcaatcatattttaaataattaaaaaagactatttaaaaatcattttctaattttcagccatcggtctccgttcctcgatcgcaactcgaataatctttaaaaatacattttaatgcaacaatgtagaaaaatatatttaagcatatcaatatgcaccacataattaattaatgcaattaaaatatttaattaaaatacaaatgaatttaataatttgcgtgcatgtggttcgcgtggatcttcaaattttcggggcgttacaatcttcctccttagattgaatttcgtcctcgaaattcgtttATCCTTAATGACCCAAAGTTTGgacttaattctagtatcccaaaaatccacgcttccgctgcgctactctgataaaatttaagttctagaatgtccttacgtctccttgatcccaattaaattttccttctaaatctttattttcgaattgcaacttaaaaagacccataataacttagtgctattactattacAACTCACttacacttaataatatagtatagatagtatagatatataaaatatatagtacatataaataaataaataaatatatatatatatatatacacacacacacaaaacccAATGAACCCCAAGCCCAATAAACAAAGATGTGTTTCCCATAAGATCGGTCCAATTTGACCAAGTAAATATACGTCTGCCCACTGTGGTGATGGTTGATAGATTGTGCTCATTTCTTGACATTGGTATATTTTTATTCGGCTAATGAAACAACATCAAAATGTTGCCTTGATATGTAATAAataggggtgggaaaaaataacGATATTTCAGTGTATCGCATTTATCATATCGCAAAATACCGCATATATAAAACTTAACGGTATATCGTAAATTTTGATATGGTATGATATCGTTATTAACTTTTCGATATCGGTATGACATTCCAAAactttcggtatataccgaaatacttTAAAaaatgcatatattttaaaaattataatataatgtcGATTTCGATATCGGtattagattaaaaaaaaagatatttcaATGCGAATAACACCATTGTTTTAAACTTCGTTATAGACGATACTATACCGATACTGTACcaaaatttcggtataccgaatttttttTGTAAGAACTGTATAGAAATATCAACggtcggtataccgaaatttcggtacaATATCAGTATTCATTTTTCAATACACTATACAATATTTTTGGAAAACCTAGTATATCGTACCGAACCAGGCCTGGTTATAAACATGGGTTGAGGTCTCGGTTCATGGGTAACTTTGAATTTATTGAGTTTGGAGTGTCAGATTTAAAtatgaatattatattttgtagaGACTTATTTTCTTATTTACTAAGTTATTATGagctaattttaaaataaaggaAGTGTATAACTCTTCAAATTATAAATATGGGTTGATGTCCCTAGTTCATACGTAACTTTGAATTTATTGATATCTCATCAATATTCTTAAATAGAGTATATTAATCTAGAAGATTTTAATGCTCGCATTTTCATCCAACATCAGTCGTTATGAATTCATATACGCTTAAGTTTAATGTTATTCTTTACGTTGATTTGATGTGGAAGATCTTGGATTTAGATTTGTGTTCTAATGTCAATTTGTTTCTAACAACTGGTATCATCTatagttttgttttgttttgtttatgaATTAAGATCTATTATTTCATAAACCctttaatattttgattaaaattatttttatatgtgGTTTGagtttatgtaattttttagaTCTGAAACAGGAAAAAATATTTGGACTCAAATTCTTCGATGTTTTGTTTAATCGGAGAaagaatttaatgaaattaatgcccaaaatttcaatttaatttaattttatttaaaaaaaaatcagaaaaagtTAGAAACTCGAATTGGGGATAAGGGTTTTAGGGTAGCCCGAATTAAGCAAGATCGGCCACTTCATGGATGATTTCCATGGCGTATTAGCAAGACAATCGATTGGCCGGAAATCACGAAAGTGACCTCTCTTGTGAAgatcaatttatttaaaatattaagatGATTGTGTTTGTATGATTATTCTCTTCCTACCCTCCTCTATTTAGATCGAGCGTTGAATCCTCCAACATATTCAGAAGAGAGTATGTCTCTGATAAGacgatttcacgaatctttatccgtgaaacgggtcaaccttaccgatattcacaataaaaatcaataatttttgcataaaaagtaatactttttcatggatgacccaaataagatattcgtctcataaaatacaacccatgagatcgtctcacacaagtttttgccttaagaAGAAATTATCATTTCTATTCAACTCTTACATTcttattaaaaatttttttccttcaaCTCATTCATTTAcattatcatttttttattcccTTCATTGTAGATTCTATTATTTTTTCTACGAAAAATTATTAGAACTTAATCCAAAAAAGTAAGAGCAAGACTGCAATGATAGGATTTGGAGAAAAGCGTGCAACGACATAAGATGCCACCGTACAATTATTAGTCATCGCTGCTTATATATTTGGAGTTGTAAGGAGTTGGTCGATATTAATAATAATCGTATTTAATAAGTGATATTTGAACTCCAaatgttatatattatattgaggtgGTTTCATGTGAGATAGTTTCATGGAGCAATATACATGAGACATGTTAACCTCATCCATATTTGGAgtgaaatttaatatttttgacataaaaaataatatttttttataagtaTAGTCAGGTAAGAAACCCATCtcgaaaaaattaatatatgagaCAGTCTCATAGGAGTTTTTGTGTGATTATTTTTCGCTTTGAGTTATTACATTTAGAACTGACATGCCTATCCTTTAGCAAttcttttaattgatttgtaAATCCAATTGATGGTAGTTTTTGTGGAGTAATTATGGATGAAGTTTGAAACATGCTGTGAATTATCTCATTAATTTGATGGGGTTGTGATGAGGAAGCTAGACTTGGGTCGATTAATGTGGCAATCTATTTGAGGTGGTGCAACACTTGCATGTTCTGTTGGCCCATCAGGTTGTACGGATGAGGATGAGACAGCAGGCATGGGTTCCATTATCACGACTGACGGTAGTGGAATAACATTTGTGATTAAAGCATGGGTTTCTGAAGCAGATTTTGAAGTTATTTCAGGAATGATCATGGTATCCAGAGTCTGCAGTGTCTCAGCTATTGTAATCAACGAAATTTCAGACAGAGCTTCGTAACAATGATCAATGGAGGGATTAGATTGTGGTCATTGATCAGTTTTCCTTAACTTTTTCACCCTTTTACTATTGTAATTTGTCTTTAAACAGTTGATTAATGGAGTGATTAGATTGTGGTCATTGATCAGTTTGAGCCatcttttcttattttctaTCCAACTGTTTGATTTGTTCATCCAGATTCATTTGATGTGAAGGAATTTCTTTATGTAATTCTTCAATTGTGATATCCCCATAAGGATTCGGGTCAACATTAACCCAATTTGTTACTTGGATAGCCCAGATCAGAGCCAATATGTCGGTTACTTTCCCAAGAACCCGGGCAGATCTTTTCTTCCCGGGCACTTCGCCTTTTCCCGGGCCCTCGTACAAGTACCCGGGTACCCGACTACCCGGgtcacctcgagaattgcaccacactcgagtgtgattgatacaggccgtctaatctgtcagaaccacttgggtttggagtgtcctagaagtcatcagaagctacaagtatgggtagccgacttgccatacttagtaggtggcacgagGATCGAGGTACTTACCCCattttttctactataaatagcaggtattaatgtcatttaaaGGATTCTGAAATCCTTTAACTCTcaagcacttacatattttctctcaaatattgcttgtgttcatctgaaaaacctgctgactttagcatcggagtgactacgccggacatccctccggcgcccattcacgagttattTTCTTTTGCAGGTGTAAATCCAAGCCATTACCTTCACTTAAATTCCCAAACACTATAAATTACTGATTTGATATGTTGGAGCCCCttacccggctcatccatttcagcaaggtcacatcattggcgccgtctgtgggaaatctTGAGACTAAGACGTTGATATGACTCATACGCGAAGAACTAACCAGGATAATTCCGGGGTTCAGGGTGATAATGCGCGTACTTCGGGACAAGGTGGTGGTGGTGCTCCTCCCACATGACCCAATCTTATTACCACGACCCCGGAGAATTTGGCTAGAATGATATCTGAAGCGGTGGATAAGGCCATGGCCCGTAGAAATCATTCACGCCAGGCTACTCCTCCAAGAGAAGAACAGGAGAATGAACAGGAGCAGCAGCAGGAGTTGAGGGAGGAGGAGGAGAGGAGGAGAGAGGACGAGGATTCTAGTGTCGGGTCAAAATCTCCAACTGTAGCGGAAGAATTGTTAGAACTGAGGCAAAAGATGAAGGTCCTGGAAGGGCAGTTGGAGAGCCGGTGTACTTCCCGGGCAATCACCAAAGGATGCCCATTTGCTGAAGCCATTGTCCGGGAACCTCTTCCCGGGAACTTCAAATCTGCCAAGATAAAGGATTACGATGGTAATGCAGATCCCGAAGAACACCTGGACAGGTTTGGGAATATGGCCATGTTACACTGTTACACTAATCGAATCAAGTGTAAGGTGTTCTTGACAACATTGGTAGATTCTGCTCAGAGATGGTTCGAGGGAGTTGCTCCTCAAAGCACCCATTCTTTCAAAGACTTTcagaaggtgttctcacaccaCTTCAGCAGTAGCAAAAAATAcaagaagactgcttttagtcttTTTGAGGTCAAACAGAGCCCGGGGGAGAGTTTAAGGGCTTACATCAGAAGATTCAATAGAGTGGCTCTGGATGTTCCTACTTGTGCCACTGAAACAAAAACGACTGCATTCACCCAAGGCTTAAGGGAGGGTGAATTTTTCAAATCACTGACCAAGAAAGTGCCCGGGGACTTCGAGGACTTGTTATCCCGGGcaaaaaaatacatcaatatAGAGGAggcccagaagcagaagagGGAGGCTGTGAGGAAGGAGAGAGGGGACCGGGTGTCTAAGCCCGAGGAGAAGGGACAGAGGAGGGGTAATCCAGGGTATTTTTCTCACCACGTGCCTCTGAAGATTGCCCGGGAGAGGAAGGTGCAGGAATGCAGTAGAGATCTGGCCCAGGATTATCAAATATCCCGGTCTGAGAAGAGAGGATTTTGCACTCTCCACAAAGTGTGTTATCATAACACCGAAGACTGCAAAACTTTGAAGGGAGAATATGCCTTACCTACCGCCCCGGCACCTGGCCAAGCCAACAAAAGACCGAGATTGCCACCATGGACATCCCGGCAACCAGAATCCAGTTCACAGGGAGGAGGTTTGAGGAGTAATCCAAGGAGAGATCCCGAGCCCGAGAGAAAGAAGAATTCGCCCCCTGCCCTGCGgttgattaaaatgatattaGGAGGCTCCACTGATGGAGACTTCAATCGGGCGAGAAAGTCTAGGAGTAGGAGGGATTGTATGGAAGTGGAGGGAGTGAGGAGAGATGAGGCGGTGATCATTTTCGGCCAGTAAGATTTAAAGGGGATGAATCTACCCCATAATGACGCCGTGGTTATCCAAGCCTGGGTAGCCAATTACGATATTTTAAGAGTTTTCGTGGACTCGGGTAGCTCTGTTAATGTCATCTTTAAATACGCCTTCATGCAGATAGATTTGCAGGGCTATCACTTGAAAACTGTAGAGACTGCACTCTTTGGCTTTGCTGGCCACGTGGTTTACCCGGGAGGGGAGATTGTGTTGCTACTAACTTTGGGCTCCCAAGATCTTAAAAAGACAGTAATGACCTCTTTCACTATGGTGGACTCCCCATCTTCATACAACATCATTCTAGGGAGGCCAGCCATGAATGAATTGAGAGCCGTGGCATCCACCTACCACCAAAAGATCAAATTTCCTGTGGGAGCCCGGGTAGGAGAAGTCCGGGGAAACCAACCTTCTTCCCGAAAATGCTATGTGGAAGCAGCTCGGGCTGATCAGAGTAAAACCAAGAGGGAAGGGAAGAAAGAAAGAGTGGATGAAGGAGGAGAAAGATTAGTGGAGAAGGGAGAGGTACATTTTGTGGCAGAGGAGGAACATGAGATGATAGAGTTCGGACCAGAGCAGAAAATCTGGGTGGCTCGGGACCTCAGTGCATCCACCCGGGTTAGCTTGATCAATTGTTTAAAAGCTAATATTCATGTGTTTGCCTGGTCCCAACAGGAGTTGACAGGGATCTCGCCTCTAATATCGGAGCATCAATTGAATATTCTCCTGGGATCTCACCCGGTGAAACAGAAGAAGATGCACTTTGGTCCTGAAAAGGACAAAGTTATTGATGAACAGGTGAAAGATCTGCTGAAAGCTGGCCACATTcgagaaattcaatttcttaCATGGCTTTCGAATGTGGTGCTGGTACCTAAGTCCACCAGAAAGTGGAGAATGTGCGTAGATTTCCGCGACCTCAACAAAGCTTGCCCCAAAGACCATTATCCCCTACTCAGGATTGACCAACTGGTGGATTCCACCTCGGGCTTTGAACTGCTGAGTTTCATAGATGCCTACCAgggatatcatcaaattcccCTGGATAAGAGtgatcaagataaagccagcttcatcacctcggggAGGTACATTTTGCTATGttgtaatgcctttcgggttAAAGAATGCATGGGCTACTTACTAGCATCTCATGAACAGAGTCTTTGAGAAGCAACTGGGTCGGAATGTGGAGGTATACGTGGATGATATCTTGGGCAAGTCTAAAGAGGTGGCACATTTCATCGTTGATCTGGAGGAAACCTTTGCCACTCTAATGCATTACGGGATAAAGCTCAACCCTGCCAAATGCATTTTTGGTGTGAAGAGTGACAAGTTTTTGGATTTCATAATGACCGACCGGGGGATTGAGGTAAATCAGGAAAAAGTCAAATCCGTGTTGTGCATGCCATCTCCCCGATCTGTCAAAGAAGTACAGAAGctgaccgggaggattgcttccCTGTCTCGATTTATATCCCTGTCAGCACACAGGAGTTATCTCTTCTTTCAGGTTCTAAGGAAGGCCCAACAATTCGGGTGGGATGAGAAATGTGAACAGGCCTTCTAGGACTTAAAGATTCACCTTGCAGAGCTCCCTGTATTGGTGAAGCCGGAGCCCGTGGAAAAACTGTTCGTTTATCTGTCTACTACGGAGTGTGCTGTCATCTCGGTTATAATAAAAGAAGAAAGATCTGATCAAAAGCCTGTCTACTATGTCAGTCATGCTCTAAGAGGCCCCGAGCCTCGTTACAGTGAGATAGAGAAGATTTCTTTGGCCTTGATCATGACCGCCCGGAAGCTACGATCTTACTTCCTGTCACATCAAATCATTGTTCTTACGAATAGTCCTCTTGGCAGGATCATGACTCATTCAGAAGTATCCGGACAGATGATCAAGTGGACAGTAGAGTTAGGAGAATATGACATTGAATACAAGCCTCTGGTTGCCATCAAAGCCCAAGCCTTATCAGATTTATTATCCGAGATGGTTCAACCCGAGGAAGAAGAAGTATGGAGAGTGTTTGTGGATGGGGCGTCTAGCCTTGCTGGTTGTGGAGTAGGGGTTGTAATAATATTTCTCCTGGGAGAAAAGATTAAATTGGCATTAAGGATTGATTCCCGGGTAACCAATAATTAGGCCGAGTATGAAGCAGTCCTCGCCGGTATCCGAGCTGCCCGGGAAGTTGAAGCTTCCCGGATTATTCTGTACTCTGATTCACAACTAATCACTCAACAGATAAAGGGCGTTTATGAAGCTAAGGATGACAGGATGATCAAATATCTACGGCTCATTCAAGCCCAAGCAGAAACTTTTgtggattggagtattgaacaaATACCCCGGGAGGATAATGGAGAGGCTGATGCTCTGGCAAAAATGGCTGCTTCACTATCATGAGTCAGTGCTCGGGAAGTCTTGCATGTTTTCCGGTTGGTCCTTTCTCTTGAAGAAGAAGCATTATCAACATTAGAGAATTCCTAGATGACACCTCTGATAAAGTTCATTATGAACAATGAATTACTCGAGGATAAAGCCTGAGCTCAAAAGATTAAGAGACAAGctcccaggtttgttctcttaaataatatcTTGTACAGGAGATAATTCCAGGGACCATTATTAAAATGCTTATATGAGGGAGAAGTGTATTATGTCCTCCGAGAAATTCATGAAGGATGTTGTGTTGAGCACCTCGGAGGAATATATTTGGCCCGGAAGACAATGCTTGCCGGGTTCTGGTGGCCAACTCTTAGCCAAGATGCTACCCGAGCAGTCCAGGCTTGTGAAGGATGTCAACACCACTCAAATTTTCAACATAGCCCGGCCACTCTTATGAAGCCTGTTTGGGCATCTTGTCCCTTTGAGCAGTGGGGTATGGATATTGTGGGACCATTCCCAATTGCCAGGGCTCAGAAAAAATTCTTGCTGGTGGCTATAGATTATTTCTCTAAATGGGTGGAAGCTGAGCACTTGGCCAAGTTCTGAAATTTCTATGGAAGAACATAGTATGCCGGTTTGGAGTACCCAGAAGACTGATCACAGATAATGGAAGACGGTTTCAGGGAAAAGAGATTACATCATGGTGCCGGGAAATGAAGATCACCCAGTCCTTTACCTCTGTTACCTATCCTCAAGCTAATGGCCAAACAGAGGTTGTGaatagaattattgtacaagcactgaaaacaaggCTGCAAGATAAGGGAAAGGACTGGGTGGAAAAATTACCCAGTGTACTCTGGGCGTACAGAACCACCCCTCGGGCACCTACCCAAGAAACTCCTTTCAACTTGGTATACGGTTCTGAAGTAGTCCTACCAGTAGAGATTGGGCAAACGTCttcccgggtagaatcttacccggacGACAATGATCAAAGCCGGGCCATGGAGTTGGATTTGGTAGAATAAAAAAGAGACCGAGCATACATTCGAATGGAAGCGTATCGGAGCTGggttatgaaatcatataacaagaAGGTCCGGATCCGAGACTTCCAAGTaggggatttagtcatgaagAAAGTCAATCCTGCCGGGGATGTTGGGAAGTTTGAAGCCAGGTGGGAGGGATCCTATAAGATCACCCGGAGGGTCAATACGGGACCTTTTTATCTTGAAGATGCCCATGGCCGTCTTTTCAAAAGGCcttggaatgtatttaatttgaaaaaatacTATGCTTGACAGATGTAGTTATTTGATGAAAGAAATAAATGAAAGATCTATTTTCTAAGAGAAAAAGTGTTATGAATGTTTCTTTTATCTTATCCCGGGAGGTACTAGGCCCCGGTTATTAAAGAAAAGCCCAGGTcactacaccctggcttggGGCActacacctcgaccattccaaaGTCCTGGGACATGTTCCCCGGTCCAAGGCTtcgcaccttggttattgataagcccagggcattacaccctggctcggggcaccacacctcgaccattcccaagtcccgggacatgttcccAGGCCCAAAACTtcgcaccttggttattgataaacccagggcactacaccctggctcggggcaccacacctcgaccattcccaagtcccgggacatgttccccggcccaaggcttcgtaccttggttattaataagtacagggcactacaccctggctcggagcaccacacctcgatcattcccaagtcccgagaTATGCTCCTCGGCCCAAGGCTTCGAACCTTGGTTAttgataagcccagggcactactccctggctcggggcaccacacctcgaccattcccaagtcccgggacatgctccccggcccaaggttTCACACCTTGGTTAttgataagcccagggcactacactctggctcggggcaccacacctcgaccattcccaactcccgggacatgctccccggcccaaggcttcgcaccttggttattgataagcccagggcactacaccctggctcggggcaccacacctcgactaTTCCCAAGttccgggacatgctccccggcccaaggctccgcacttTGGTTATTTATGATTTACAGGGCTCTGTACCCTGAATTAGGGGTTCTACACCTCGTTCGTTTATTAAGTACAGAGATTTTTATTCAGTACGTGGCTCCAACATCTCAACTACTTATTTGGATTTACCGGTTAAATTCTCAACACTTAGAAAATTTTCTGAATGTTTTGCGTACAAGCCATTATTTTACTCGGGTTTCTTGAAGCCttatcataatattattatGAACTATTGAAAGAAATTGAGAATTTCATTAAAAAGCACGAAGGCAGGGATTACATAAAAAgggtaaaaaagaaaaaagtacAGAAATTATTATCATATTCTAAACCTACTGTGCATTAGATTGTTCTCCGGCCTCCTCGGGAGCCTTCTCAGCCTCCTTCTCAGCCGTATCGTCCTGGGGAAGGGAGTCAATGG
The sequence above is a segment of the Primulina tabacum isolate GXHZ01 chromosome 6, ASM2559414v2, whole genome shotgun sequence genome. Coding sequences within it:
- the LOC142549976 gene encoding uncharacterized protein LOC142549976, which produces MNLPHNDAVVIQAWVANYDILRVFVDSGSSVNVIFKYAFMQIDLQGYHLKTVETALFGFAGHVVYPGGEIVLLLTLGSQDLKKTVMTSFTMVDSPSSYNIILGRPAMNELRAVASTYHQKIKFPVGARVGEVRGNQPSSRKCYVEAARADQSKTKREGKKERVDEGGERLVEKGEVHFVAEEEHEMIEFGPEQKIWVARDLSASTRVSLINCLKANIHVFAWSQQELTGISPLISEHQLNILLGSHPVKQKKMHFGPEKDKVIDEQVKDLLKAGHIREIQFLTWLSNVVLVPKSTRKWRMCVDFRDLNKACPKDHYPLLRIDQLVDSTSGFELLSFIDAYQGYHQIPLDKSDQDKASFITSGRVFEKQLGRNVEVYVDDILGKSKEVAHFIVDLEETFATLMHYGIKLNPAKCIFGVKSDKFLDFIMTDRGIEDLKIHLAELPVLVKPEPVEKLFVYLSTTECAVISVIIKEERSDQKPVYYVSHALRGPEPRYSEIEKISLALIMTARKLRSYFLSHQIIVLTNSPLGRIMTHSEVSGQMIKWTVELGEYDIEYKPLVAIKAQALSDLLSEMVQPEEEEVWRVFVDGASSLAGCGVGVVIIFLLGEKIKLALRIDSRIKGVYEAKDDRMIKYLRLIQAQAETFVDWSIEQIPREDNGEADALAKMAASLS
- the LOC142549978 gene encoding uncharacterized protein LOC142549978, which translates into the protein MKITQSFTSVTYPQANGQTEVVNRIIVQALKTRLQDKGKDWVEKLPSVLWAYRTTPRAPTQETPFNLVYGSEVVLPVEIGQTSSRVESYPDDNDQSRAMELDLVE